Part of the Prunus dulcis chromosome 8, ALMONDv2, whole genome shotgun sequence genome is shown below.
tatgaaagaactacgtgtggcttgatcccttagtAAGAGTACGTAGGCaacctaaggttattaggtgcagccgcagacatagatgtgattgtgttaggaggttaaaacctcGTATGTTGGAATTGGAAAAGTTAGATGATGTATGTTGTATTTAGTCttcataattcatatttgAGTTTATTAGTTGCCTTGCCAAAGGCAATATTTTGGCTCAAGGGCTTTGTGGGTAGTTTGGTTTCGCTTCGGTTTTTGTGAGGGCCAAAGGCCAAGtttgtgaattgcatgaaattatattgtgcgtgctgcctgttgggatattaaatgtgttttatgcaggttgaaaaatTTGGGGAATGATCaatttacaagggagactgccgaaatttcggcagaaagtcccGGTCTTTAGTTAGTGGGCCcagcatcggggtgatgttgGGAATTCCACAGGATTCGTCTCGGATTTTGAGAAATTCGAAGCGGGTTTTGTCAAATATGCTACCATGAGtttaacaaaatgaaattataaaaattcaaagttaCATGGGATGGTGCTTTGGCCCAAGTACGGGCCCGGCCCAAGGATGACTCAACTCAATGTGTACTTGGGCTTTGGAAAGgattgttggttttttttttttgttttttttgttttttttttgttttgtgtgtttgtgtttgtgtaaatttttatttatctttatataagttttaatattttaaaaatgctttaaatatatttgaaattaatagctaaaattatcaaaatgtTCATGCCACATCAGCAACTTAACGGTTTTGTGGACAGAAATAGTAAACTGGGACATAGAGTAAGGTTATGAAGGGTGTGCGACTTTTGAGTTCCAAGGGGTAAATTAGGATCGACATTCAAGCTGGGGGGTAAAACCGGAATtaagcccaaaaaaaagggaggTGTGTTAGTTACTAGCTTTTGACATCAAATTTGATTATATCACCAGTTAATTATttacttaattatttattatttttatattaacgAGGACGGGGTTCAAAAGTATCACTAGATTAAGAGTTTCTTAATTCTCTAATTAGCAAGATGGGGTAGCATTAGCAGAGACGTGGATGAACCGTTATTTGAGCAAAGTGGATGAATTGTTATTTGAGTGTGCTGAAATTAGGGATGAATCAATTACAGATTTGTAGTTGCTTAAGAGCTGCTTCTAAACCCAAGAAAGAAACGACAATTCAACTAAGCATGCCAAACAAATATCATATAGAGGGCAGCAGATAATAGCTGCTAATTATTACACAGTTTCCTTGAAATTACAAAGGGGACATGAAGTTCTTAATTCAACTAAAGAAAACAAGCAACATTACACAAACATTGACAAAAGAACCAACCGAGAAACTGATACAAGACCAAGCAGTACCACTATAAGGATTCATCTgctttatttatatatattgtcacTCTTATTGGCAGAGGCACATATACACCTTGATGATGCTTCATGTAAGCTAGCAATTAGGTGCTGGAATAATGATGGGGGGTGAAATGTGTGATTCAAGCTCCCAGAGCTCGAAAACTCCACGGACAAAGTCATAGTAACCACCCCGGAGTGCTAGATTTCCGTTAGAAATCGCCTTTTGAACGTATGGATAACTTTGCAGGTTTACCAGTGATAAATTTACCGATTCCTGCATAAAATCATTGTTCAATAAGATGCTGAGTGAGATTTATTTCAATCATGGAGAACTGAACCGAGTGTACAATGTATATATGCTTTGTAAATTTACCATTGAGTTAAAGATGGAAAAGTATAAAAGAGTTGGTGCTATATAATTAGCTTACCCTTGCACAAGCTTCACATTGTTCATCAATATCATCCCCACCCAGTCCATTTGCTATAACCTTAGCCTTGGCTGGTAGACCAATTTTAACCCATTCATCTATGAAGTCACTGCAAATTCCAATCAAAATGGACGCAACGTTGTATACCATTAGCAAGTTATTATGATTTGTGGTCCCCTTTGGTGTTAAAGTTTTTCATTGCTTAGTTGCTAAAAAAAAGGCATTTATAGAGTTTGACTAAAATATACAAGAATAGCACTTTCAGTGGTTTTTGAAGAAGCAATAGAACCTTTCATGTGTTTGGAACAAACCACACTACTAAAAATAGGTCGATGGAGTTGTGTCTACACATAGAGTTTGTATTGACACTCTTCGTGGCCAATATTTTAAAGGAGTGTCGTATAGTAAGCTAATAACTTTAGCTAGCCCATCTATTGAAAAATTTCTAGTTCCGTCCTTGTATATTGTGCACGAAAAGTGCTAATACAAACTCTATTTTTTGTAGATACAAATGCCTGTgctctttgaatttttttagtattggcgttattaaatattaaaaaattggtAATGAACAAAAACATTTTATCCTAAAAAGCGATTATATATGAATCTTCCACAAGCTAAACTTTTGTACGCAAAAAGCCTTACAAGGGAACAGAACCATCCTCTGGATGAGTCATAAGCCTCTTGATCCCTCCACAACGACTGTGTCCAATGACCAAAATGTTTTCTACCTgtcaaattttcttctcttgttatCATTCATAAATACTGTAATAAGAAGTGAAGAGAAAATACCTagtaattaataattaattaaatctaAAGTTTTTGGAATGTTCACCCCAAGTGCTGTTATAGCATATTCAATGGCCGCTCCAACCCCTACGTATTTTAGCTGCAAGCCATATAAACGAACTTATTTTAGCTGTCTAATACATGATTAGTGTGGGATAAATTGTTAAAAACTATGTTTAGTTTGATTAGAATAACTAAtcacttgagagagagagagagagagagagagagagagagagagagagagtattgAACCTGGTTAAAAGCAGGAACCATGTTAGCAATGTTGCGAACCATGAAGGCCTCCCCAGGTTggaaattaaggatatgaGAGGGGCTTACTCGGGAGTCCGAGCATGCAAataccagaaactgcattgaaACAAAccataaaattttattaatatgttaagctatataataattaattttaagatGCTAGGCCTAATCTAGTGAAGCACAAATTGTACCTTGGGGCTTTGTCCTTCAGCAAGCTCATTGAAACAGTCCGGATATTTTCTGCAAGATCAGCCCAAAAAGATGGTTaagaaacaatgaaaaatattattagattttaaaattttcgaGAATATCCacctattatttattttgtcctTTGGGTATAAGATGGCTAACTACTGCCAACactattataaaattcaataaGTGTGAGGTTTTATTACAAATGGTCTCGATGTTATTAGTAATGGAACAATTCATTATATGTTATACTTTATTTGTTCAATGTTAGACTTTATGTTCTTCAACAAAAAGTCCTTTCaatgatgatttttttctGAATTGTGGCAGTGGTTGAGATGCTTTTCACGAATTTAATCATTCATATATGATTTAACGtttgaaaaatatatccaATCTTTTACTCGAATTTGTTGGTCCTGAAGTGGATGAAGCCATCCACAATTCTTTGAACTGGGTTAAAATCACCAGGTTTTTCCAACTCAGCCGTCAACTTCTCAATTTTGGCAGCAGCCACATCGTCCAGCTCTCCCTTCTCACTGCAACCATATATACCAAccaaaattgtcaaattttgcATAAATTGTTAAACTATAAATTAAGCACACGGTTTTGGAAAAGATTTTGTAgccaaatattatatttagccatggatttttttttttttaaatctaaatTTTGGTGGCTGAATTATCATATGTAGTCTATGAACACtttgttattataatttataaattaaagatATACAACATGTCACGgaaatgttgaagaatttCTTGTACATGATGCTATTgttactcaaaacaaaaaagaacttGATCAGTGCAGTATAGCTCAATTGGTTGAGCTCAATAACATCTTTGAGTGTATTTTCTTTCTACGCTTTGTGTAAAAGGTCAATTGTAGGAatctacaaaaattaaaataaaataataataaagagtACCTGAGGAGATTCTTGAGTCGTTGGAGGGCCAATTGGCTAGCCATTGCCTACTTTCTTTTCTGCATATTCAAAGAACTTTAGTtagaagaaaatattcaatatatataagtatatacttgtgtgcacatatatataagttgTTCCTCTTAACGTTCGCtagtttttatttcaaaaaaaaattgggcaagtagtttttctcttaaattaaATGGGTGTTTTTCATTTCAAGAGAATTAAAACTGGCTTAGGCTTCTAATGAAAGACTAGCACTACTCTAGCACTACTCATGCATGCATAACGAAAGTTCCATTCACTAATAATACTTAACAAGTACACACATATAAAATGAAGTTCACAAGTTTTACAAATGTATAGTCGAAAATCCTTTTGGTTTGGCAGAAAGGGGTTTCGATTTCGAATCGTTCctgaatttcaaaatgaaaagtcatttGAATCAAAACTTGCAAAATCCACTCACAAAAAATGCATACATAACTGGAGATAACATTCAGAATAGTTTGTCAAATGCATGGCATGCAGTTTATAAAAGCAAAAGTGTAAATCAAGTAAGCTAAAGTCTAAAGACATAGCATAAAGAGATTATATTTTGGCCTAACCGTGTAAGTTTTCAAGAAACTTGTCTATATAGCTAGGAATTCAAGGAGAGATCAAATTTGCAACAAACACACCACAAATGCATGCACATCTTTGCAGCGAGGAGTGGAGCTACTATTTATAGAGACCAAGAGTACttactcctttttttttttccagaaagaCCCAAGACTTACTATTTAATCGGCATGTTTTAATTgctaattttgaattattgaagATTGGACAGCGAGAGAAAGGCACAGATGGACCACATTTTTGGTCAAATGCAAAGGGCTGACAGCTTCTTATAACAAGCATCCTTCGATTTGAACAGTTTTGTTTCTACCAAGTTGTTTAATAGTGTAAATTGCATATTGCCATGTGAAAATTGGTCCCCTCCAATTTCAAAGGTTATCCAAACTTCTTTTTTCGTTTTCAAATATGTATAACCCtaaatttccttttcaaatgtacattattttataaaaaaaattatgtttaaaGGGGGAGCTTTTGTGGAGGAATCAAGATCGCATTTTTCCTATtaattttctgtatttttctATTGTCAGTATATACCCGGTGCGATCCTCTTTCGAAGAATGCActgcaattttgttttctgattttcatGTATGACTTGAAGATGGACCTCTTTAGCTATCTGATGTACTACATTATGATATTTCTATCTATTGCTTCATATATAaagctatttttttttaatttaaaaaaaaggtttacCAAACAACTAATCAGTTTTACCCATAGTGTGTTGGTTGGATATGGCACAGGTATTTGGTGTGCTCTCAAGTGGTTCTGGCTTCAAGTCCCCATggtatatgtgtgtgtgtgagttctCCCCCGCCTCGTTCCTAATGGGTATTTTTGTCTTGGatgaatattaattattacTGGAATATCTCCCAACAAAGCAAtccctatttttttatttttttatttttttggtgctAGTGAAGTTCTTATGGCAATCGCTTATACACAAAGGATGATGAAAACTAAAGCTTTTCCGGTTTGCATATATACTTCTCTCTGGTTATGTTTGTGTTGAAAACTTGGTATTTACTGACCCAATTGAGGCTAATGATTCTAAATAGAGTTTGAAATTAACGTTGTGTTTGAa
Proteins encoded:
- the LOC117638032 gene encoding carbonic anhydrase 2-like, with product MASQLALQRLKNLLSEKGELDDVAAAKIEKLTAELEKPGDFNPVQRIVDGFIHFRTNKFEKYPDCFNELAEGQSPKFLVFACSDSRVSPSHILNFQPGEAFMVRNIANMVPAFNQLKYVGVGAAIEYAITALGVENILVIGHSRCGGIKRLMTHPEDGSVPFDFIDEWVKIGLPAKAKVIANGLGGDDIDEQCEACARESVNLSLVNLQSYPYVQKAISNGNLALRGGYYDFVRGVFELWELESHISPPIIIPAPNC